The Pseudomonadota bacterium DNA segment CATTTGAAATTTTTCGATTACGGTTTTCTTCTTTTCAGTTTCTAAAGCCATTGAATCTATTCCTCCCACAAATAATCAGACACAGGCCTAAAGCCTCAAAAATCATTACCTGCGAATATCACAGAAATCCCTGAATGTAAAGATTTTATTGCAAAAACACCCTTTTCATCTGCAACCAACAGTAACGGTTTTCCAATACCAGACAGGCAATCGCCAGCAGATTGCCAACCGAATCTATAAGTTTGTATTCAGTCCCTGGTGGATGGGTCAACGATTGCGTCATCAGCTCCTCCGGCAGCGCCGACCCCGTTTTGATCAGGGCTATCAATTCCTCATCCTCAATAGTCAGCGCCGGCATCCTGGACAAAACTTTTGCCATGGAAATAACTGCGGAAAAGTCACTTTGACCAGCCGCCGTTTTCAGTTGCTCCAATCCAACCGCATCCGCCAACAGAAAAGGGCCGCTCTGTTCCCGAACCAAACGGGTCAGCATAGCACCGCAGCCCAACCGCAGACCAATATCATGCACTAAAGAACGGACATAAGTACCACGGGAACAACAGACCCGAAAGGTAGCTTTCGGTAATTTCAGTGAAAGCAACTCGAAAGAGCAAACTGTTATTTGTCGCGGTGGTGGAATCACCGGGTTCCCACTGCGGGCCAGGGCATACAGTGGTTTTCCTTTATATTTCAAAGCTGAAAAGATGGGAGGAACCTGGCTGATGGTACCGGTAAAATCAGCTAACACCGTTTCCAGGTCCAGTGGGGAAAAACTCATGTTCCCCGTAAACTGACGACGGATTGTCCCCTGGCAATCATATGTATCAGTCTCGACCCCAAGGCACAGTTCACCTGAGTAAACCTTAACCGACTCGTCCAGGTAGGGAATCAGTCTGGTAGCCTTTCCCAGCGCTACCGGCAAAACCCCGGTTGCCAATGGATCGAGGGTTCCCGTATGCCCGGCTTTGTGACAGCCCAAAATTCGCTTTACCCGGGCAACAACAGCCTGGGAAGTCAGATCAGCCGGTTTATCTATAGTAATAAAACCATCCATCAACTATTCGCCCCGGCAATCAGGGAAACAGCATCAGAACCGCTGACATTGAGCAAAAAATCAATTTTTCGAAAAACCAGCTGGATTATTTCATCAGCCGTTCCGGTCAGGTAGCAACCGGCCGCATTTTTATGTCCGCCACCGCCAAATTCCTGAGCCAGCGAAGCTACATCTACTTTACCCCGGGAGCGAAAGCTCAATTTATATGATTTTTCCGCATCCTGACGCAGGAGAAAAGCCACTTCAACCCCGGCAATGGAACGGGGATAATTGACCAGGCGATCCGTATGCTCGGCATTGGTACCCGTCCGCGCATACATCTCCTGGGTAACCGTAACACAGGCGGCCTTCCCATCCGGAGCAATCCGCAACGTCTGCAGTACAGAGCCCAAAAGTTGCAGTCGACTCACAGGCTCACTTTCATAAACCTGCTGGGCCACCATCCACGGGTCAACACCACGATTGACCAATTCCCCGGCAATAGCAAAAGATCGGGGGGTGGAGTTGGCATAATGAAAGGAACCGGTATCGGTGATGATCCCGGCATAAAGGTTTATAGCCACCTCCCGGGAATAATCAGGATCCATCCGGAAAATCATCTCGTACACCAGTTCAGCCGTAGCACTGGCCTTTGCATCAATCAGGTTCACCTGGGCAAAAGAATCATTGGTTACATGATGATCAATACAGCCCATCTGCCGATAACCGGTAAACTCGGGCAGAACATTGCCTGTACGGCTCAACTCACTGCAGTCGAGCAGCAGCAGGAGATCAAATATTTCATCTTCCGGTATCCGGGAAACAAAATTATCCGCCAGGGGCAGAAAAGCAAACATGTACGGAACCGGATCACGGTCATACAAAACCACCCTTTTCCCCAGCTTTTCCAGTGTCTCAGCCAGAGCCAGGGATGAGCCGATAGCATCGCCATCGGGATTTACATGGGTGGCAATAAGAACCGTTTGCGCCGCGGAACAGGCACCGATCATTTGTTCAATTTGCTTGATGTCAACTGCCATCATTTATATCCCTGGATTAAGCGGCTAGCTTTTAGCCATTAGCTGTTAGTTCAATAATTACACGGTGTTTACTATTGCAAACCCCTCACTCCTTTAGATTTTATTGCTAATAGTAAGCATTCATTTGTTTATAAATTAGCAAATTCTTGGACCTAATATCCGTCAATTTTTTTTAATTCTCGCGCTAAGCCGCAAAGACCGCGAAGAGTTCAATTTGCTATATCGTCTGTCGTTTTTCATTGCGCCTTTGCGTCTTGAGTGAGTGAAGCGAACGGGCGCGAGACAAAAAATTACGCTGACGCGGAGTCACATCGATACTCTCAGTCATCCAGATCCGCCAACAACTTGTCAATATGAAAACCATGATCTATGGTTTCATCATAACGAAAATTCAACTCGGGAATCCGCTTCAAATGAAGTCGTTTTCCCAACTCACGACGGATGAAACCGGCAGAGCTCTGCAATCCTCTCAGGGTTTCCTCTTTTTCATCACCGGAGCCATGCACGGTATAATACACCTCGGCCATGTGCAGATCAGGACTGACCGCCACATCAATAATGGTGACAAAAGATATCCGTGGGTCTTTAACTTCCTGCAGCGACAACATGGAAGATATCTCTTTTCTCAAGGAATCAGCAACCCGACGACATCGCTTGGTCTGATTTCGCATAAAACGTGCACCAGAAAATTGCCTAAGTTAAGCTATCAGCTGTTAGCGTTTAGCTATGGGAAAACAAGGCCTTATGCTAATGAGAAGGTAAACATTTTCACGCTGTAACCCGCTGTGCGCAGCAAAAACTACCCCCAGCAGAATAAACAGTAAAAGCATTTGACCACGAAGCACACGAAGAGCACGAAGAGAATTAAAGAACATACCTTTTAATTCTTCGACACTTTTCAATTCAACAATCAGCTTATTTTCAATGGCTATGAACCTCCAAAGCACAACCAATAACAGAATGGGACAGATCATCAAATTTCATTTCTTCGTGTCCTTCGTGTGCTTCGTGGTGAAATTTTTTTGTCCTGGGTCCCGAATTTGTGATAATTCACTTTCCCGCCTTCCTTCGCCTGCGGTCCGTACTGGTTTGCACGTTTGCTTCGCCGTGCTTCGCGGGGGGACACTCTTGACTATCGCTCGCCCAGTGGAGGAACAGCTTGAATTTGCTTTTAACGCGAAACTCAAGAATGTCCCCAATCCCGGTGACCCCGCTTCCAATTTCCCCCGCCCTCCCTTTTTATTTTTTATGCAAGGCTTACTACAATATAGCAAGCTCTGTGAGAAATAAGAAAAATTTGCCAATCTATAGACAAAGTCGAATATTAACGATTGCTAAGCGCTTAATTCAGGAATCATTAACGTTCCGGGAATGAATCAGAAAAAGTCATAATCTCCAGAGAAGAATCTCCGACCATAATTCCCGTAGATTCGATAAAATCGAGGATTTTATCCAAAATCCGATTAACCAATGCGTGATTACTACTGAGGACGGAAAAAGCCAATACCGCCTGCTGCCAGTTATCCTGGCAACCTGTTTCTGCCACTGAAAGATTAAATTTATTCTGCAGCCGCTTGATTAAAGATTTCAGCACCCGACTTTTATCCTTCAGGGAATGATTTTCGGGCAGAAACAGTTGAACCTGACAAACCCCTACATGCATGACCAACCACAACCACCATTAAAGGGTGGCCGCCACCTCTTTAGTTGTAAAGACTTCGATCACATCACCAGGTTTCACATCATTATATTTTTCAATCCCGATGCCGCATTCAAAACCGGTCGAGACTTCCTTGACATCATCCTTAAATCGCTTCAAAGAGCTGATTTTCCCTTCATATATTACCGCATTATCCCGCAGCAATCGTACCCCGGCATTACGACTGACCTTACCATCTATCACCCGACAACCAGCAATGGTACCAACTTTACTGACCGCAAAGGCCTCTTTAACCTCAGCCCGTCCAAGATAAACTTCCTTGATCTCCGGCTGCAGCAAGCCAACCATGGCTTTCTTCACGTCATCAATTAAATTATAAATGATGGAATACAGCTTGATATCCACATGCTCTTCTTCCGCCAGGTTCTGGGCTTTAATATCAGGGCGGACGTTAAAACCGATGATAATAGCCCTGGAAGCAGAAGCGAGCATGATATCCGCTTCCTTGATCCCGCCAACCGCCAGATGAATAACGTCAACCTTCACTTTTTCAGTGGATATTTTTTTAAGCGCTTCAGTCACAGCCTCGGCAGAACCATGGACATCGGCCTTGACAATAATATTCAGCTTTTCTACTTCACCTTCCTGAATCTGATCAAAAAGATCTTCAAGGGAAATCTTACTGGTAGTGGAAATCTCCCTTTCCCGGAATTGGTGCTGACGGTAGTCGGACAGCTCCTTGGCCCTCTTTTCCGATTTCACCACATTAAAATCATCACCGGCAGCCGGGACTCCGGAAAGACCCAGGATCTCCACCGGCATCGAGGGCCCAGCACTTTCAACCGATTCCCCATGATCATCAATCAAAGCCCTGACCCGGCCATTATAGAGACCGGCAACCACAAAGTCTCCCGGTTTAACCGTTCCTTCCCGCACCAGTACCGTAGCCAGCGGTCCCTTGCCCCGGTCCAACCGGGACTCAATAATAATCCCTTTTCCGGGTTTATCCGGGTTGGCCTTAACTTCCATCATCTCGGACTGAAGCAGAACCATTTCCAGCAACGTATCAATATTAGTGCGTTTTTTAGCTGAGACCTCGACAAAAATCGTATCGCCACCCCAATCTTCCGCAACTACCCCATGTTCGCTTAATTGCCGCTTCACTTCATCAGGACGAGCACCCGGCTTATCTATTTTATTAACCGCAACAATGACAGGAACTTCAGCCGCCCGGGCATGATTAATAGATTCTATCGTCTGCGGCATAACCCCGTCATCAGCGGCTACCACCAGAATGACGATATCGGTAATGCCGGCACCACGGGAACGCATGGTAGTAAAAGCTTCATGACCGGGAGTATCAATAAAAGAAATGGTTCCTTTCGGCAAGGCCACGGAATAGGCACCAATATGCTGAGTAATTCCACCGGCCTCCCCAGCCACCACCCGGGCTTCACGGATGGCATCCAACAAGGAGGTTTTACCGTGATCAACATGGCCCATAACCGTGACTACAGGAGGGCGGGGGAGCAATGATTCTTCCGCATCCGGGGTCTCTTCCAATACGGTTATTTCATCAAAGGCGACATTTTCTACCGAGTGACCATATTCAGCGGCAATAATTGTTGCGGTATCAATATCAATCATCTGATTAATGGTCGCCATGACCCCGAGTTCCATTAATTTACCGATAATTTCAGAAGACTTGACCCCCAAGCGCTTAGCCAATTCACCGGCTGAAATCACCTCGGTTATTTTCACTACCCGCTTAATTTCTTTCGGTGTCGTAATTTCTGTTTTGTGTTCACC contains these protein-coding regions:
- the rbfA gene encoding 30S ribosome-binding factor RbfA; amino-acid sequence: MRNQTKRCRRVADSLRKEISSMLSLQEVKDPRISFVTIIDVAVSPDLHMAEVYYTVHGSGDEKEETLRGLQSSAGFIRRELGKRLHLKRIPELNFRYDETIDHGFHIDKLLADLDD
- a CDS encoding bifunctional oligoribonuclease/PAP phosphatase NrnA translates to MMAVDIKQIEQMIGACSAAQTVLIATHVNPDGDAIGSSLALAETLEKLGKRVVLYDRDPVPYMFAFLPLADNFVSRIPEDEIFDLLLLLDCSELSRTGNVLPEFTGYRQMGCIDHHVTNDSFAQVNLIDAKASATAELVYEMIFRMDPDYSREVAINLYAGIITDTGSFHYANSTPRSFAIAGELVNRGVDPWMVAQQVYESEPVSRLQLLGSVLQTLRIAPDGKAACVTVTQEMYARTGTNAEHTDRLVNYPRSIAGVEVAFLLRQDAEKSYKLSFRSRGKVDVASLAQEFGGGGHKNAAGCYLTGTADEIIQLVFRKIDFLLNVSGSDAVSLIAGANS
- the infB gene encoding translation initiation factor IF-2, with translation MILGEQIKLKVYELSRELNLKDAELLDVLANLDIPANGRFSSLSYDQVEKVKVFCRENQGPGMQEKRLGSSIVRRRRKKVKPVVEEIPAVETSPEMKTEETPSVEEIPEVTATVEPEVEVPVAEKPEAEVAAEPETEASMTVESEVTAETVPPVVEEEMPAAVEEKPSVKKEKSAKAKSRGARVIGKVALKKLGRPAKKAPQEEEKAGTGKAAEDSSQRPAAAGQPAVTQPEPPVEEKKAGRKGRKKGSSPDVDKEEGSRKKGFHKKSVIKNLDLRGNEAPRGRRGKGKKAKAPRRGEHKTEITTPKEIKRVVKITEVISAGELAKRLGVKSSEIIGKLMELGVMATINQMIDIDTATIIAAEYGHSVENVAFDEITVLEETPDAEESLLPRPPVVTVMGHVDHGKTSLLDAIREARVVAGEAGGITQHIGAYSVALPKGTISFIDTPGHEAFTTMRSRGAGITDIVILVVAADDGVMPQTIESINHARAAEVPVIVAVNKIDKPGARPDEVKRQLSEHGVVAEDWGGDTIFVEVSAKKRTNIDTLLEMVLLQSEMMEVKANPDKPGKGIIIESRLDRGKGPLATVLVREGTVKPGDFVVAGLYNGRVRALIDDHGESVESAGPSMPVEILGLSGVPAAGDDFNVVKSEKRAKELSDYRQHQFREREISTTSKISLEDLFDQIQEGEVEKLNIIVKADVHGSAEAVTEALKKISTEKVKVDVIHLAVGGIKEADIMLASASRAIIIGFNVRPDIKAQNLAEEEHVDIKLYSIIYNLIDDVKKAMVGLLQPEIKEVYLGRAEVKEAFAVSKVGTIAGCRVIDGKVSRNAGVRLLRDNAVIYEGKISSLKRFKDDVKEVSTGFECGIGIEKYNDVKPGDVIEVFTTKEVAATL
- a CDS encoding DUF503 domain-containing protein, translating into MHVGVCQVQLFLPENHSLKDKSRVLKSLIKRLQNKFNLSVAETGCQDNWQQAVLAFSVLSSNHALVNRILDKILDFIESTGIMVGDSSLEIMTFSDSFPER
- the truB gene encoding tRNA pseudouridine(55) synthase TruB, with product MDGFITIDKPADLTSQAVVARVKRILGCHKAGHTGTLDPLATGVLPVALGKATRLIPYLDESVKVYSGELCLGVETDTYDCQGTIRRQFTGNMSFSPLDLETVLADFTGTISQVPPIFSALKYKGKPLYALARSGNPVIPPPRQITVCSFELLSLKLPKATFRVCCSRGTYVRSLVHDIGLRLGCGAMLTRLVREQSGPFLLADAVGLEQLKTAAGQSDFSAVISMAKVLSRMPALTIEDEELIALIKTGSALPEELMTQSLTHPPGTEYKLIDSVGNLLAIACLVLENRYCWLQMKRVFLQ